The DNA sequence ACTGTCACTGCATATTTCAGCCGACCACGTACACCTCTTTCTGTCGGCGCATTCGAAGCATTCGCCCACCGAGATTGTACGCACGGTTAAGAGCATCACTGCCCGCGAGATGTGGCAACAGCACGAAGCGTACTTGGAGGAATATCTCTGGGGCGGTGGGCTCTGGGAGGAATCGTACTACGTCGGGACGGCAGGCGAAGTATCGAGCCGAACGATTGAACGGTATATTGAGCGAACGGAGCACGTGTATCGAACGTACGGCCTTCACCCTCGGGGTTAAGCCCCGAGGCACTCGGCCTGCTATTGCAGTAGAGGACCTCTGGGTTGACGTCGTACTGTCTCGATACTTGGAAAGTGTTGGTTCCCGGTGCTTGCCTCTCGATACGTCGTCCGGCATGGCGACGTTCTGCGAGCAGACCTTCGGACTCTTGAGCCGGTTGAGATTTGTATGCTAGTACTGAACTCGTTTGCAATGTCGGCGGAGGGGGTTTCGTGAGTGACCTAAACACTAATTCACGTTCGGTGTCAACGTTGTCAACAAGGATGTCGCATCAGGTCCGGCTCAACGACAATCTCTACGAGCGCATCAAAGCAAACAAGCAGGAGGGAGAGTCGTTTAGCGACACCATCGAGCGCCTCATTAACGACCGTTCGCTTCGTGACCTTCAGGACGTCTTCGATGACGAACAGGTAGACGAGATGCGGGACGCAATCGAAACAGCAGATGAAGAGGACGTCGCCGAGGTCCGTGAAATCGGCGAACGCTTCGAATAATCGTCGACACGAGCTTCGTTCTGAATGTCACCGATGGTGCGGAGGAGGCCGTCGAGAAAGAACGAGAACTAGAAGCGGCAGGTGTTCCCCTGGTCATT is a window from the Halorussus sp. MSC15.2 genome containing:
- the tnpA gene encoding IS200/IS605 family transposase, producing the protein MKTNGSTIPKYRHPILAHIEDSLEASFRNVCDRYDYDILSLHISADHVHLFLSAHSKHSPTEIVRTVKSITAREMWQQHEAYLEEYLWGGGLWEESYYVGTAGEVSSRTIERYIERTEHVYRTYGLHPRG
- a CDS encoding antitoxin VapB family protein is translated as MSHQVRLNDNLYERIKANKQEGESFSDTIERLINDRSLRDLQDVFDDEQVDEMRDAIETADEEDVAEVREIGERFE